From Lagenorhynchus albirostris chromosome 10, mLagAlb1.1, whole genome shotgun sequence, the proteins below share one genomic window:
- the LOC132527959 gene encoding uncharacterized protein LOC132527959 yields MFVWGARSCPGWRGGGGGDPREGRWRGRGGAPRSRAGPRRRKLQARCVRVGAARQPAPWLLGGSRRSLSGVWLPAHVRCLAPSGAAGRTAGPLTSWGGCRASSPRTPLPGLHGRREVHPAAGPRPWRTRRPKMPTFSARLTLPSPSHKLRAPSALGHGTVAPPQDLGAPFHSPSGGGEALAFRSVLVRLPCKPRSQKGREGSGPVRGAAASAPEFAGSRLSEPRSPQRPTWAFWCASRSGFKYREFSEAPEEWRGGKGKEVTARKNDLISTLFL; encoded by the exons ATGTTCGTCTGGGGTGCCCGCAGTTGCccaggctggaggggaggaggagggggcgaTCCCCGGGAGGGCCGCTGGAGGGGCAGGGGGGGAGCCCCACGCTCCCGCGCAGGTCCCCGGAGGCGCAAGCTCCAGGCCAGGTGCGTCCGAGTCGGGGCCGCGCGGCAGCCGGCGCCCTGGCTCCTGGGCGGGTCACGGCGCAGTCTCTCCGGGGTCTGGCTGCCCGCGCACGTGCGCTGCCTTGCGCCCTCCGGGGCGGCTGGACGGACGGCGGGGCCGCTCACCAGCTGGGGAGGATGCCGGGCATCATCCCCGCGCACGCCTCTCCCCGGCTTGCACGGCCGCCGTGAAGTTCACCCCGCCGCAGGGCCCCGGCCGTGGCGGACTAGGCGTCCCAAGATGCCCACCTTCTCCGCGAGGCTTacacttccttctccctctcacaAACTCCGCGCCCCCTCCGCCCTCGGGCACGGCACTGTCGCTCCCCCTCAAGATCTCGGCGCGCCGTTCCACTCCCCAAGCGGAGGCGGTGAGGCTCTTGCTTTCCGTTCCGTGCTCGTTCGGCTGCCCTGCAAACCCCGCTCGCAGAAGGGACGGGAGGGAAGCGGACCCGTGCGCGGAGCGGCGGCGTCAGCGCCGGAATTCGCAGGCTCCCGCCTCTCGGAGCCGCGCTCTCCACAGCGGCCAACGTGGGCTTTCTGGTGCGCGTCTCGCTCAG GTTTCAAGTACAGAGAATTCTCGGAGGCACCCGAGGAGTGGCGAGGTGGCAAAGGCAAAGAGGTCACTGCTAGGAAGAATGATCTGATCAGCACCCTG TTTCTCTAA